The following are encoded in a window of Carya illinoinensis cultivar Pawnee chromosome 15, C.illinoinensisPawnee_v1, whole genome shotgun sequence genomic DNA:
- the LOC122295730 gene encoding probable calcium-binding protein CML44 has protein sequence MSPLNTDDLQQIFEKLDKNGDGLVSLEELNWLLEKIGVKFSVEELQPLLGKPSLDFNEFLFFYDSISSEKDNNISSSSEVLVADQESNKESDLVKAFEVFDLNGDGFISCEELQNVLSRLGLWDESSGRDCRAMIRVYDTNLDGQLDFEEFKNMMFLTI, from the coding sequence ATGTCTCCCCTCAACACCGACGATTTACAACAGATTTTTGAAAAGCTTGACAAGAATGGAGATGGGCTCGTGAGCCTGGAGGAACTCAACTGGCTTCTCGAGAAAATTGGCGTCAAATTCAGCGTAGAGGAGCTCCAACCACTCTTGGGAAAACCAAGCCTCGACTTCAACGAGTTCCTGTTCTTTTACGATTCCATATCATCGGAGAAAGACAATAACATTAGCAGCAGTAGCGAAGTCCTGGTGGCCGACCAAGAGTCCAATAAAGAAAGCGACCTTGTCAAGGCATTCGAAGTGTTCGATTTAAACGGCGACGGCTTCATTTCCTGCGAGGAGCTGCAGAACGTGTTGTCACGGCTGGGGCTGTGGGACGAGAGCAGCGGCCGAGATTGCAGGGCTATGATTCGTGTTTACGACACCAACTTGGACGGCCAACTTGACTTCGAGGAATTCAAGAACATGATGTTTCTTACTATTTGA